Proteins co-encoded in one Lineus longissimus chromosome 11, tnLinLong1.2, whole genome shotgun sequence genomic window:
- the LOC135496391 gene encoding F-actin-uncapping protein LRRC16A-like isoform X3, producing MEINIPKDVLEAVNNVLDNRIKYPIKRLVRMDTKQDKIEHKVAVFSNSRIFILAARSPSKVEQSVHFFSIRGLESKKPNQLVISLDDDGRSNETKNLYFRTMEGETDEVNTMVAHVAVSLKQVFPGVAIERLIKTIDVAPASRLDAMYTSLKELELKDIGPCGGFTSMYNFMCDYHSLMQREEVTWDVDTIYLSNGTKELSLGDFDHLDNKDLTPIISSLRHNPWFTVINSSGTKLITDNMNELIKVMKKNKVIEELHLASVGVKFEFANRLSTALLSNSGSPLHTLDISGNQIEDRGIIHLASPLGKLSKGIVKLNLARCNLTPKGINRLAESLGSNKFTSSTLTTLCLAGNSLRGDDITSFCNFLAQPNAIVNLDLSDTECALDILCGALIRGCTQSLSDVNLSGNVFTNKKVKDICVPPSWKQFFAAAMSLEKVNLSNCKLPAEALKALITGIGTNRNIQELDLDISSNEFRSAGAHIIQGNIAEITNIASLDISDNGFDVELIGIVSWISKNKSIKKLSIGKNFSNIRARSSVQAQAKKVIKREEILLNRQHVSQVLESVVQMIQEDDSPIQTLSLAGSKLKNDIALLINAMGSNTSLTKIDISGNNMGDYGARMLAKALQINTKLQTIYWDQNNTTAQGFHDVANALKNNYTLKYMPTPVCDASKCTNERAQAALEKIESLLHRNHSPRKFNSDKSFRLQHGFLISSSLQMVDRLVLQIQETIAALSKDPNTQTAAKVERAKQIIKDAENSKHLLLKLQEVALLSEEKGSMLDTTLATMTDDLKKVLEDQLERNLTDMLKSAEEQCPTVMEADEESKEEIMMACNEKSALPKNYVKGLIIHQVGTDMFNKMSEINLNVAAYMSDRITDTVLEQLTACHRSLVDCLNSMISSQPDVKVDESDNNEEIIKDKDAEITGEGDSSSKYSEKRKSYLSRRVRPQSFVDPQFGDTDNDSHAVEKHVHEVVKEDKARKKPIVKVKQHDEADGERADVVLDLPALSSHQPSLGASTVTKGRPRATRTVRPSTRPPRPTPSNDEDRVDEGMDAFFESTKVDREFVQLPNKPEEDKPEKTKFEEVKPAKKTGKTNFFHKSKEPKEELSPPEKTETKEKSPAKAGGFSLGGLIGRKRSNKEVTKSASPAKDVTKKEEAVAEVSEKPDEEEAKEPERKPVSVPKMALPGMGKGLGGGNLMAEMARKREEREKREAKLETSGANSGNGKNSQEMKPRPVAALRSKDMADGEKPVPKPRPNSKRVSDGIDGKPAITKDKPALLPPKPAARAKKPSPAKEIPGEKVELRQSSEGGEEPKRLSIKDRIANLSKAPEHESHNEPSDSVPKSRSLPRGIQPNFAAMIGERPLSMYAKPAGDSSVITKKSRDSASPDEELDGDEELDRDEKEERVSSTGSHDSGEAEMKHEIDIQVKQEVTAIVTEKENVMKDSEDSEEDDIENNNERAEDKLKPEEEKPSAPTHKVDLFDENEDDATPV from the exons GAGATTAATCAAGACGATAGATGTTGCCCCTGCCAGCCGACTTGATGCTATGTACACCTCCTTGAAGGAGCTTGAGTTGAAGGATATCGGACCATGTGGGGGCTTCACTTCCATGTATAACTTCATGTGTGACTACCATAGCCTCATGCAACGAGAGGAGGTCACATGG GATGTTGATACCATCTACCTCTCCAATGGGACCAAGGAGCTTTCACTTGGTGACTTTGACCACTTAGACAATAA GGACTTGACGCCGATAATCTCCTCCCTGCGACACAATCCGTGGTTCACCGTCATAAACTCAAGTGGCACCAAGTTG ATCACAGACAATATGAACGAGTTGATAAAAGTCATGAAGAAGAATAAGGTGATAGAGGAGTTGCATCTTGCCAGTGTTGGCGTCAAATT TGAATTTGCCAACCGATTGTCCACAGCCTTGCTATCAAACTCAGGTAGTCCTCTCCACACGCTGGATATCTCAGGCAATCAAATTGAAGACAGAG GTATCATTCACCTTGCCAGTCCCCTCGGAAAACTCAGTAAAGGAATCGTGAAACTAAACCTCGCCCGATGCAACCTCACCCCCAAGGGTATCAATCGACTCGCCGAGAGCCTTGGCTCGAACAAGTTCACATCGAGTACGCTAACGACACTCTGTCTAGCTGGAAACTCACTGAGGGGCGATGATATAACT AGTTTCTGTAACTTCCTTGCTCAACCTAATGCCATTGTCAACTTAGACCTATCAGATACGGAATGTGCTCTAGATATT cTATGCGGTGCTTTGATACGCGGATGTACACAGAGTTTGAGTGATGTCAATCTCTCTGGTAACGTCTTCACAAACAAGAAGGTCAAGGACATCTgcgtgccgccatcttggaaacaatTCTTTGCAGCTGCCATGTCACTCGAAAAAGTCAATCTGTCCAACTGTAAACTACCTGCTGAGGCATTGAA AGCCCTAATCACCGGCATTGGTACCAACAGGAATATACAAGAGTTGGACTTGGACATCAGCAGTAACGAGTTCAGGTCAGCCGGGGCGCACATCATTCAGGGCAACATTGCGGAGATAACGAATATTGCATCGCTAGATATTAGTGACAACG GCTTTGATGTTGAGCTGATTGGGATAGTGAGCTGGATATCAAAAAATAAATCCATCAAGAAGCTGTCCATAGGAAAGAATTTCTCTAATATTCGAGCGAG GAGTTCTGTTCAAGCCCAGGCAAAAAAAGTGATAAAACGAGAGGAGATCTTGTTGAACAGACA ACACGTGTCTCAGGTGCTAGAAAGTGTGGTGCAAATGATTCAAGAGGATGACTCG CCAATTCAAACGCTGTCATTAGCTGGTTCTAAGCTGAAGAACGATATTGCCCTCCTCATCAATGCCATGGGAAGTAACACGAGCCTCACCAAGATTGATATAAG CGGAAACAACATGGGCGACTACGGTGCGAGGATGTTAGCCAAGGCGCTCCAGATCAACACTAAACTGCAGACCATATACTGGGATCAGAACAACACCACTGCCCAGGGCTTCCATGATGTTGCAAATGCACTTAAAAA TAACTACACATTGAAGTACATGCCCACTCCAGTCTGTGACGCTTCCAAGTGCACCAATGAACGGGCACAGGCGGCTTTAGAAAAG ATTGAGTCCTTGCTGCACAGAAACCACAGCCCAAGGAAATTCAACAGTGATAAGTCTTTTAGACTACAACATGGCTTCCTCATCAGCTCAAGCCTACAG ATGGTTGATCGCTTGGTGCTACAGATCCAGGAGACTATCGCCGCACTCAGCAAGGATCCGAACACGCAGACGGCTGCCAAGGTGGAGAGGGCAAAACAGATCATAAAAGATGCAGAGAATTCAAAACAT TTACTGCTGAAGCTACAAGAAGTTGCACTCTTGTCTGAGGAGAAGGGCAGCATGCTGGACACGACACTCGCAACCATGACAGATGATCTCAAGAAAGTTTTAGAAGACCAACTGGAG CGAAATCTAACAGACATGTTGAAATCCGCTGAAGAACAATGTCCAACTGTGATGGAAGCTGATGAAGAGTCGAAAGAAGAGATCATGATGGCCTGCAACGAGAAGTCTGCCCTGCCCAAGAACTACGTGAAGGGCTTGATTATACACCAGGTTGGCACTGATATGTTCAATAAAATGAG TGAAATCAACCTGAATGTAGCGGCGTACATGTCTGACCGAATCACTGATACGGTGCTAGAACAGCTGACGGCATGCCATAGGAGCTTA GTTGATTGTTTGAATTCGATGATCAGCAGTCAACCAGACGTCAAGGTGGACGAGTCTGATAATAATGAGGAGATTATCAAAGACAAAGATGCGGAGATCACTGGCGAGGGAGAT TCTTCTTCGAAATACAGCGAGAAGAGGAAAAGTTATCTCAGCCGTCGCGTGCGGCCACAGTCGTTTGTAG ATCCTCAGTTTGGCGACACCGATAACGACTCGCATGCAGTCGAAAAACATGTGCATGAAGTGGTAAAGGAAGATAAAG CTCGCAAGAAGCCAATAGTCAAGGTCAAGCAGCATGATGAAGCTGACG GAGAAAGAGCAGACGTCGTACTTGACTTGCCGGCCTTATCTTCCCATCAGCCAAGCCTCGGTGCTTCAACCGTAACAAAGGGTCGCCCACGGGCAACTCGGACAGTACGCCCGTCGACCCGACCTCCACGTCCGACCCCGAGTAACGATGAAGACAGAGTGGATGAAGGAATGGACGCGTTCTTTGAATCGACAAAAGTTGACAGGGAATTCGTTCAGTTACCGAATAAACCTGAGGAAGACAAACCGGAAAAAACAAAGTTTGA GGAAGTCAAACCAGCAAAAAAAACTGGAAAAACGAACTTTTTTCACAAAAGTAAAGAACCTAAAGAGGAGTTATCGCCACCGGAAAAGACGGAAACGAAGGAGAAAAG CCCCGCCAAAGCTGGTGGTTTTagcctcggcggactaattGGAAGGAAGAGGTCGAATAAGGAGGTGACCAAGTCGGCCTCTCCAGCTAAAGATGTCACAAAGAAGGAGGAAGCCGTGGCTGAAGTCAGTGAGAAGCCAGACGAAG AAGAGGCAAAAGAACCTGAACGGAAACCTGTGTCTGTTCCTAAGATGGCCTTGCCAGGGATGGGCAAGGGGCTGGGAGGTGGAAACCTCATGGCTGAGATGGCCAGGAAACGTGAAGAAAGGGAGAAGAGG GAAGCAAAGTTGGAAACTAGTGGTGCTAACAGTGGCAATGGTAAAAATAGCCAGGAAATGAAGCCCAGACCTGTGGCAGCATTACGTTCTAAGGATATGGCAGACGGGGAAAAACCTGTGCCAAAGCCACGGCCTAACAGCAAGAGGGTCTCAG ATGGGATTGATGGAAAACCAGCAATTACAAAAGACAAACCCGCCCTTCTTCCACCAAAACCAGCCGCTAGGGCCAAGAAGCCCAGCCCCGCAAAGGAGATCCCAG GTGAAAAGGTTGAATTACGCCAGTCATCCGAAGGAGGTGAGGAACCTAAACGCTTGTCAATAAAGGATCGCATTGCCAATCTAAGTAAAGCACCCGAGCATGAATCCCATAACGAGCCCTCAGACTCAGTGCCGAAATCACGCTCTCTTCCACGAGGGATTCAACCAAACTTTGCAGCAATGATAG GAGAACGACCCCTATCAATGTATGCCAAGCCTGCAGGGGACAGCTCCGTAATCACCAAAAAAAGTCGGGACTCTGCATCGCCAGATGAAGAATTAGACGGAGATGAAGAATTAGACCGAGATGAGAAGGAGGAAAGGGTTTCGAGTACAGGTAGCCATGACAGTGGGGAAGCTGAGATGaaacatgaaattgatatcCAG GTCAAGCAAGAGGTCACGGCTATTgtcactgaaaaagaaaatgtcatgaaaGACTCTGAGGATTCAGAGGAAGATGACATTGAAAATAATAACGAAAGGGCGGAAGATAAGTTGAAACCTGAAGAAGAGAAACCCAGCGCTCCGACCCACAAGGTGGActtatttgatgaaaatgaggATGATGCCACTCCTGTGTGA
- the LOC135496391 gene encoding F-actin-uncapping protein LRRC16A-like isoform X7: MEINIPKDVLEAVNNVLDNRIKYPIKRLVRMDTKQDKIEHKVAVFSNSRIFILAARSPSKVEQSVHFFSIRGLESKKPNQLVISLDDDGRSNETKNLYFRTMEGETDEVNTMVAHVAVSLKQVFPGVAIERLIKTIDVAPASRLDAMYTSLKELELKDIGPCGGFTSMYNFMCDYHSLMQREEVTWDVDTIYLSNGTKELSLGDFDHLDNKDLTPIISSLRHNPWFTVINSSGTKLITDNMNELIKVMKKNKVIEELHLASVGVKFEFANRLSTALLSNSGSPLHTLDISGNQIEDRGIIHLASPLGKLSKGIVKLNLARCNLTPKGINRLAESLGSNKFTSSTLTTLCLAGNSLRGDDITSFCNFLAQPNAIVNLDLSDTECALDILCGALIRGCTQSLSDVNLSGNVFTNKKVKDICVPPSWKQFFAAAMSLEKVNLSNCKLPAEALKALITGIGTNRNIQELDLDISSNEFRSAGAHIIQGNIAEITNIASLDISDNGFDVELIGIVSWISKNKSIKKLSIGKNFSNIRARSSVQAQAKKVIKREEILLNRQHVSQVLESVVQMIQEDDSPIQTLSLAGSKLKNDIALLINAMGSNTSLTKIDISGNNMGDYGARMLAKALQINTKLQTIYWDQNNTTAQGFHDVANALKNNYTLKYMPTPVCDASKCTNERAQAALEKIESLLHRNHSPRKFNSDKSFRLQHGFLISSSLQMVDRLVLQIQETIAALSKDPNTQTAAKVERAKQIIKDAENSKHLLLKLQEVALLSEEKGSMLDTTLATMTDDLKKVLEDQLERNLTDMLKSAEEQCPTVMEADEESKEEIMMACNEKSALPKNYVKGLIIHQVGTDMFNKMSEINLNVAAYMSDRITDTVLEQLTACHRSLVDCLNSMISSQPDVKVDESDNNEEIIKDKDAEITGEGDSSSKYSEKRKSYLSRRVRPQSFVARKKPIVKVKQHDEADGERADVVLDLPALSSHQPSLGASTVTKGRPRATRTVRPSTRPPRPTPSNDEDRVDEGMDAFFESTKVDREFVQLPNKPEEDKPEKTKFEEVKPAKKTGKTNFFHKSKEPKEELSPPEKTETKEKSPAKAGGFSLGGLIGRKRSNKEVTKSASPAKDVTKKEEAVAEVSEKPDEEEAKEPERKPVSVPKMALPGMGKGLGGGNLMAEMARKREEREKREAKLETSGANSGNGKNSQEMKPRPVAALRSKDMADGEKPVPKPRPNSKRVSDGIDGKPAITKDKPALLPPKPAARAKKPSPAKEIPGEKVELRQSSEGGEEPKRLSIKDRIANLSKAPEHESHNEPSDSVPKSRSLPRGIQPNFAAMIGERPLSMYAKPAGDSSVITKKSRDSASPDEELDGDEELDRDEKEERVSSTGSHDSGEAEMKHEIDIQVKQEVTAIVTEKENVMKDSEDSEEDDIENNNERAEDKLKPEEEKPSAPTHKVDLFDENEDDATPV, translated from the exons GAGATTAATCAAGACGATAGATGTTGCCCCTGCCAGCCGACTTGATGCTATGTACACCTCCTTGAAGGAGCTTGAGTTGAAGGATATCGGACCATGTGGGGGCTTCACTTCCATGTATAACTTCATGTGTGACTACCATAGCCTCATGCAACGAGAGGAGGTCACATGG GATGTTGATACCATCTACCTCTCCAATGGGACCAAGGAGCTTTCACTTGGTGACTTTGACCACTTAGACAATAA GGACTTGACGCCGATAATCTCCTCCCTGCGACACAATCCGTGGTTCACCGTCATAAACTCAAGTGGCACCAAGTTG ATCACAGACAATATGAACGAGTTGATAAAAGTCATGAAGAAGAATAAGGTGATAGAGGAGTTGCATCTTGCCAGTGTTGGCGTCAAATT TGAATTTGCCAACCGATTGTCCACAGCCTTGCTATCAAACTCAGGTAGTCCTCTCCACACGCTGGATATCTCAGGCAATCAAATTGAAGACAGAG GTATCATTCACCTTGCCAGTCCCCTCGGAAAACTCAGTAAAGGAATCGTGAAACTAAACCTCGCCCGATGCAACCTCACCCCCAAGGGTATCAATCGACTCGCCGAGAGCCTTGGCTCGAACAAGTTCACATCGAGTACGCTAACGACACTCTGTCTAGCTGGAAACTCACTGAGGGGCGATGATATAACT AGTTTCTGTAACTTCCTTGCTCAACCTAATGCCATTGTCAACTTAGACCTATCAGATACGGAATGTGCTCTAGATATT cTATGCGGTGCTTTGATACGCGGATGTACACAGAGTTTGAGTGATGTCAATCTCTCTGGTAACGTCTTCACAAACAAGAAGGTCAAGGACATCTgcgtgccgccatcttggaaacaatTCTTTGCAGCTGCCATGTCACTCGAAAAAGTCAATCTGTCCAACTGTAAACTACCTGCTGAGGCATTGAA AGCCCTAATCACCGGCATTGGTACCAACAGGAATATACAAGAGTTGGACTTGGACATCAGCAGTAACGAGTTCAGGTCAGCCGGGGCGCACATCATTCAGGGCAACATTGCGGAGATAACGAATATTGCATCGCTAGATATTAGTGACAACG GCTTTGATGTTGAGCTGATTGGGATAGTGAGCTGGATATCAAAAAATAAATCCATCAAGAAGCTGTCCATAGGAAAGAATTTCTCTAATATTCGAGCGAG GAGTTCTGTTCAAGCCCAGGCAAAAAAAGTGATAAAACGAGAGGAGATCTTGTTGAACAGACA ACACGTGTCTCAGGTGCTAGAAAGTGTGGTGCAAATGATTCAAGAGGATGACTCG CCAATTCAAACGCTGTCATTAGCTGGTTCTAAGCTGAAGAACGATATTGCCCTCCTCATCAATGCCATGGGAAGTAACACGAGCCTCACCAAGATTGATATAAG CGGAAACAACATGGGCGACTACGGTGCGAGGATGTTAGCCAAGGCGCTCCAGATCAACACTAAACTGCAGACCATATACTGGGATCAGAACAACACCACTGCCCAGGGCTTCCATGATGTTGCAAATGCACTTAAAAA TAACTACACATTGAAGTACATGCCCACTCCAGTCTGTGACGCTTCCAAGTGCACCAATGAACGGGCACAGGCGGCTTTAGAAAAG ATTGAGTCCTTGCTGCACAGAAACCACAGCCCAAGGAAATTCAACAGTGATAAGTCTTTTAGACTACAACATGGCTTCCTCATCAGCTCAAGCCTACAG ATGGTTGATCGCTTGGTGCTACAGATCCAGGAGACTATCGCCGCACTCAGCAAGGATCCGAACACGCAGACGGCTGCCAAGGTGGAGAGGGCAAAACAGATCATAAAAGATGCAGAGAATTCAAAACAT TTACTGCTGAAGCTACAAGAAGTTGCACTCTTGTCTGAGGAGAAGGGCAGCATGCTGGACACGACACTCGCAACCATGACAGATGATCTCAAGAAAGTTTTAGAAGACCAACTGGAG CGAAATCTAACAGACATGTTGAAATCCGCTGAAGAACAATGTCCAACTGTGATGGAAGCTGATGAAGAGTCGAAAGAAGAGATCATGATGGCCTGCAACGAGAAGTCTGCCCTGCCCAAGAACTACGTGAAGGGCTTGATTATACACCAGGTTGGCACTGATATGTTCAATAAAATGAG TGAAATCAACCTGAATGTAGCGGCGTACATGTCTGACCGAATCACTGATACGGTGCTAGAACAGCTGACGGCATGCCATAGGAGCTTA GTTGATTGTTTGAATTCGATGATCAGCAGTCAACCAGACGTCAAGGTGGACGAGTCTGATAATAATGAGGAGATTATCAAAGACAAAGATGCGGAGATCACTGGCGAGGGAGAT TCTTCTTCGAAATACAGCGAGAAGAGGAAAAGTTATCTCAGCCGTCGCGTGCGGCCACAGTCGTTTGTAG CTCGCAAGAAGCCAATAGTCAAGGTCAAGCAGCATGATGAAGCTGACG GAGAAAGAGCAGACGTCGTACTTGACTTGCCGGCCTTATCTTCCCATCAGCCAAGCCTCGGTGCTTCAACCGTAACAAAGGGTCGCCCACGGGCAACTCGGACAGTACGCCCGTCGACCCGACCTCCACGTCCGACCCCGAGTAACGATGAAGACAGAGTGGATGAAGGAATGGACGCGTTCTTTGAATCGACAAAAGTTGACAGGGAATTCGTTCAGTTACCGAATAAACCTGAGGAAGACAAACCGGAAAAAACAAAGTTTGA GGAAGTCAAACCAGCAAAAAAAACTGGAAAAACGAACTTTTTTCACAAAAGTAAAGAACCTAAAGAGGAGTTATCGCCACCGGAAAAGACGGAAACGAAGGAGAAAAG CCCCGCCAAAGCTGGTGGTTTTagcctcggcggactaattGGAAGGAAGAGGTCGAATAAGGAGGTGACCAAGTCGGCCTCTCCAGCTAAAGATGTCACAAAGAAGGAGGAAGCCGTGGCTGAAGTCAGTGAGAAGCCAGACGAAG AAGAGGCAAAAGAACCTGAACGGAAACCTGTGTCTGTTCCTAAGATGGCCTTGCCAGGGATGGGCAAGGGGCTGGGAGGTGGAAACCTCATGGCTGAGATGGCCAGGAAACGTGAAGAAAGGGAGAAGAGG GAAGCAAAGTTGGAAACTAGTGGTGCTAACAGTGGCAATGGTAAAAATAGCCAGGAAATGAAGCCCAGACCTGTGGCAGCATTACGTTCTAAGGATATGGCAGACGGGGAAAAACCTGTGCCAAAGCCACGGCCTAACAGCAAGAGGGTCTCAG ATGGGATTGATGGAAAACCAGCAATTACAAAAGACAAACCCGCCCTTCTTCCACCAAAACCAGCCGCTAGGGCCAAGAAGCCCAGCCCCGCAAAGGAGATCCCAG GTGAAAAGGTTGAATTACGCCAGTCATCCGAAGGAGGTGAGGAACCTAAACGCTTGTCAATAAAGGATCGCATTGCCAATCTAAGTAAAGCACCCGAGCATGAATCCCATAACGAGCCCTCAGACTCAGTGCCGAAATCACGCTCTCTTCCACGAGGGATTCAACCAAACTTTGCAGCAATGATAG GAGAACGACCCCTATCAATGTATGCCAAGCCTGCAGGGGACAGCTCCGTAATCACCAAAAAAAGTCGGGACTCTGCATCGCCAGATGAAGAATTAGACGGAGATGAAGAATTAGACCGAGATGAGAAGGAGGAAAGGGTTTCGAGTACAGGTAGCCATGACAGTGGGGAAGCTGAGATGaaacatgaaattgatatcCAG GTCAAGCAAGAGGTCACGGCTATTgtcactgaaaaagaaaatgtcatgaaaGACTCTGAGGATTCAGAGGAAGATGACATTGAAAATAATAACGAAAGGGCGGAAGATAAGTTGAAACCTGAAGAAGAGAAACCCAGCGCTCCGACCCACAAGGTGGActtatttgatgaaaatgaggATGATGCCACTCCTGTGTGA